A portion of the Malania oleifera isolate guangnan ecotype guangnan chromosome 3, ASM2987363v1, whole genome shotgun sequence genome contains these proteins:
- the LOC131150688 gene encoding malate dehydrogenase — MAKEPVRVLVTGAAGQIGYALVPMIARGVMLGSDQPVILHMLDIPPAAESLNGVKMELVDAAFPLLKGVVATTDAVEACTGVNIAVMVGGFPRKEGMERKDVMSKNVSIYKAQASALEKHAAANCKVLVVANPANTNALILKEFAPSIPEKNITCLTRLDHNRALGQISEKLNVQVCDVKNVIIWGNHSSTQYPDVNHASVKTPAGEKAVRELVGDDAWLNGDFIKTVQQRGAAIIKARKLSSALSAASAACDHIRDWVLGTPEGTWVSMGVYSDGSYNVPAGLIYSFPVTCHNGEWTVVQGLKIDEFSRKKLDLTAEELTEEKALAYSCLS, encoded by the exons ATGGCGAAGGAACCAGTTCGTGTTCTTGTTACTGGAGCTGCAG GACAAATTGGATATGCTCTGGTCCCAATGATTGCAAGAGGTGTGATGCTGGGTTCTGACCAGCCAGTAATTCTGCACATGCTTGATATCCCACCCGCTGCTGAGTCATTGAATGGGGTTAAAATGGAGTTGGTGGATGCTGCATTCCCCCTTCTTAAAG GTGTTGTTGCTACAACTGATGCGGTCGAGGCATGCACTGGGGTCAATATCGCAGTCATGGTTGGTGGTTTCCCTAGGAAGGAAGGCATGGAAAGGAAAGACGTGATGTCAAAGAATGTGTCCATTTACAAGGCCCAAGCTTCTGCCCTCGAAAAGCATGCTGCTGCAAACTGCAAG GTTCTCGTTGTTGCCAACCCTGCAAACACCAATGCATTGATCCTGAAGGAATTTGCACCATCAATTCCTGAGAAAAACATTACTTGCCTGACTAGACTGGACCATAACAGGGCATTGGGCCAAATCTCAGAGAAACTGAACGTTCAAGTTTGTGATGTTAAGAATGTTATAATTTGGGGAAATCATTCTTCAACTCAGTACCCTGATGTCAACCATGCCTCTGTGAAGACACCAGCAGGAGAAAAGGCTGTTCGTGAGCTTGTTGGTGATGATGCATG GTTGAATGGGGATTTCATAAAAACTGTCCAACAGCGCGGTGCTGCTATTATTAAAGCTCGGAAGCTCTCAAGTGCTTTGTCTGCTGCTAGTGCTGCCTGTGATCACATACGAGATTGGGTCCTTGGAACTCCAGAG GGCACCTGGGTATCCATGGGAGTTTACTCTGATGGCTCATACAATGTACCGGCTGGGCTCATCTATTCTTTTCCTGTAACGTGTCACAATGGAGAATGGACGGTTGTCCAAG GGCTTAAGATTGATGAGTTCTCAAGGAAGAAGTTGGACCTGACTGCTGAGGAGCTGACAGAGGAGAAGGCTCTGGCATACTCCTGCCTCTCTTGA